The genome window tattaaataaaatcaatttagtTAATAACACTTCctcatatatttgaaagttgctgagaaagTAAATCTCAAAAgtgtcataagaaaaaaaattgtaactgttAGGTGATGGATGCTAACTAGGTTTATTgtagtgatcatttcacaatgtatacaaataGTGAATTATtacattgtacatctgaaacaaataCAATACTATATGTCTGTTAtacctcaaaaaaattttaatgactaaGTTAGTGGCTTGAACATTTATCTTTGTGCTCTTTCAAGATTTCATGTGGTTAACTTCATCATGGTCACCTAAAAGAAATTTGAACAGATGTgacaaaagtaataataaaagtaCTAATATCTACATGTGTGATGGGACTTTcaatgtgccaggtactgtgttaAGCATTTTTGCTGGGTTTCTTAACTTGGGGACTGGTGAActtggataggaaaaaaaaaaaaattacatctttaaAACCCCTAACCTCTAACTGAAATTTTGCATATCCTTCCCGGATGAATGTAGGCAACGAAGAACTGTAGGTCAGAAGAACTGTAGAGCAGAACTGTTACATTTCCGTATCCCATACTTGAGATACAAAGTATGTTACAGATATCTCATACTTAACTGTTTCAAAGTTACAGTAGTCATAAGATGTTTAATATTTaatagctggaatcaagattgctgggagaaatatcaataacctcagatatgcagatgacaccacccttatggcagaaagtgaagagaaactgaagagcctcttgatgaaaatgaaagaggagagtggaaaaagctgcttaaaactcaacattcaaaaatgaagatcatggcatctggtcccatcaattcatggcaatagatggggaaagagtggaaacagtgacagactgtttattttattgggctccaaaatcactgcagatgatgaccacagccatgagattaaaaaatgcttgctccttggaagaaaagttatgaccaacctagacagcgtgttaaaaagcagagacattactttgccaacaaagatccgtctagtcaaatctatggtttttccagtagtctcgtatagatgtgagagttggactgtgaagaaagctgagcgccgaaaaattgatgcttttgaactgtggtgttggagaagactcttgagagttccttggactgcaaggaggactgcaagtcaatcctaaaggaaatcagtcctgaatattcattggaaggactgatgctgaagctgaagctcgaatactttggccacctgatgcgaagaactgactcgttagaaaagaccctgatgctgggaatgattgaaggcgggagaaggggatgacagaggatgatatggttggatggcatcaccgactcgatggacatgagtttgagcaagctccggaagttggtgctggacagggaagcctggcgtgctgcagtccatggggtcgcaaagagttggacacgactgagcgactgaactgaactgaactgaaatgaaaaagtaCACGTTGATATACCGGAAATTATTTTGTTTGATAGCTTTTTCTGTAGTATAACTGGTTTTCTTTGTTATcctattttaatgctttttaaaatgtaatttgagAAGGGCTTCGTTGATTTCAGCTGGAAGCCTGAGGGCTCCCAGGCACCTTGGAAGCCCCGCACCCGCGGCGACTTCCCAGTGCTGGCAATACCCTTGACCCAGACTTTACTGAAGGCAACTGGAGGTTGGAGCTCCAGGCCAGAAGCCCGAAGGTCTGCGAAGGCTGTGAGGAGCAATCCAGGGAAAAAACTTCACGGTCTTGGCCTCCCCCATCCGCCTGGGGAATCACGATGCCCTCCAGCGGGGACTGAGCGAGGCGGTCGAGCAGCGGGGACGGCCGAGCGGCCTAGGTTTGCTCAGAGGTGTGTCCCGGCGCTTTGCGGCCTCGGGAAGTGGTGGAGAGGCGAGGACATCAGGGTTCACGTCCTCGTCTTGGTGCAGTTAAAGTACCATGTTTTTATGTCTCTGGGTGGAAGGCGCGGCGGGGCCTGGAGAGGAAGGACGTACATTTTCCAAGGAGCACTATGACTGTGTTGGGAGAACAAGAGCAGACCCGGAAAGTAAGTTTCCCTGCCTCTTCTTTCCAACTCTTCCAGGACCAATGCCTCAGTTTTGACGGTCagaaattttattattgaaaacGCTGGATCCCTCAGTCTGTTTCGCGTCAGACACCCAAATTCTCGAAGTATTAATAAACCAGAATGTTAATTTATGAATTTACAGATAAGAATGTAAATGCTACGTGGATCAGGAGCGTGGGCAAGAGAGGTTTAAAGGCTAATTTGTAATTTCCTAGTTTGTTCTTCTCCACTTCAGAAATATTTGTCTAAAAAATTCTCCTTCTGTACAGAAATAGTATCCCTTCTAGCTTTATGTTGGTAGAGGTACACTAAAATTCTGAATTCCTATGGCCACTTTCCCCCTTTCAAATTGTCCTTGCATTACTAATCTTCTTCATTGGAAAGTACAGCTGTTTAGCTTGTAGAATATTGTTacttacatttgatttttttcctaatggtATCTGGGGAAATTCCTTAATTTAATCAGAAACACCAAATTATTCCTTTGGATGGATTACCTTTGAGGTTGGGTTACCAGTGATCTTTTTAACAATGGGGAGCCTTCTAGATCCCGGAGTTATACACCTGGGTCTTAATCTGGATTTTACTCACTGTATGACCTCAGGGCAgattatttaatttctgtttgcCTCAGTCTCACTAAATgctaaaatggggatagtaatatGATTCAACTCATACAgtcatggaaataaaattatacatgtaaATCACTGAGCAGAAGAGTGTCTGGAAAACAATAAGCACttaatgagaaatattttattactgttgactaacttctgttttcatttcgCTGCTTAGGTGTCAAAATGTCTCAGAAAGTGAACCCTTTCATGCTCTGGCATCAAGGGTCAGGGCCTTCCTTCCGTGGGATtatcacaacacacacacagtgatgacTTTCTTGAATTTGATTTTGGATTCTTGACAACAGGGAATATTGATCTTTGATACTGTTCTGTGGTTTGGcaaagagaaaacacacataTTTGTAATTTACCAAATAAAATGGGGTGGGAATAGTTGAACAGAGGCAGGATAGTAATATAGCATGATAAGAGTAGAATTTCCAGCAATTCAGTTGGGACAGCCATCTAACTGGTTTCCTCCTTCAACTCCTTACACCCTATTGCCCATGcatcagtcacacacacacacacagataatttAGATTGTGTAGATTCCCTATTCAGAAATTTAATGGCATTCCATCATTTGCAGAGAAAAATGACAATGTGGAGAGTCTTCTATTTTCTGGTCTCTCACTATCTCTGCAACCATATCAACTATCACTCTTACCTACCCTCACTCCAATTCAGTCACTTCTGCCTCCTTGTTCTTCCTCGGCACACCAAACACATTTTCATCTCATCTCTGCATTTGACTTTCCCTCTGCTGGAATGCTTTCCCCTCAGAGACACTCTGATTCCTTTACTTCATTAGAagctctgctcaaatgtcatctcATCAGAGAGGACTTCTCCAACCACCCTATCTAAATAGCACCCTTACACTTGTTTATTTAAAGCACTCCATCACAtaaatttgtgtattttctaCACCCTCCCCCACTAGAATATCAGCCTGGTGAAAGCAGagactttgttttgttcactgctgtactCCCAGCACTTGAACAATGCCTAAAACTAGAAAAAGGAAAGACTTAATGActgtaaagaaacaaaacaaagcaaaaagaatgtATGGTTATCTATGTAGAAAGCCCAAAAGGatatacaaataaaagaatgagTTTAGAAAGGCTGATGAATCAACTTGagctgaaaacagaaaatgtagtAACTAAAAATATACTGTATAAAGGTAGCATCCAACAGTGTACTCTCCCtaagaaatattaacaaaagaaaacatttaatggagaaaattataaaactttattgaaagatattttaaaagcctaaataaatggagaattataccatgttcatgaattggaagactcaatattaatctataaattcaatacaaatccaataaaaatttcaaCTTTTCATCTGCTTGATTTGGAACTTGTCAATCTAATTCTAGAAGTTGTATAGAAAAGTATTGGCTAAGAATAGCCAAGATACTCCAAGGAAGAAAAGTCTGTTGATGTTGAAGGTGGAGGTGGAATTGTCCTGAGATATCAAGACCTTTTTCTAAAGTGGTAGTACTCAGGATTGTATGGTACTGCCACAAGGTTAGACAACTTGACCAGTGAGTCAGAACAGAAACCATCAACAgactcccccacccctccacacaAAGAAAGTTGATTTATGAAAACAGTCAGTGTTATAGATCATTGGGGAAAGGATGAACTTTTAAGAAAATGGTGTTGGAACAACCACTTACCATATGGAAAAAAACATACTGAATTACTAtctcatgtttttttaaaaatcagttcagaGAGGACTAAAGACAATGTGAAAagcaaactataaaactttttaaaggcaGTAAAGAGTAGCTTTATGACTTTTGAGTAGGAAATGATCACTCCCCTACCACGAGTCTAACTTGTATCCAGCTTTATAAGAGACTTTCAAAAATAGTTATTTCCAGCAGGACATGGGTGAcattccataacatcttacaacTTTCAAACTCCCCTCTCCAAAAAGTCAACAAAGTCTGTTGTtacaataaacagaaaaaattttcaaaaaggatGATTATTTCACATGAGGCATTTAAGAGATTTTCACAGGTCAACTCTGACATGGAGGAAAGGAACTAAAAACTCCAGGATTATAAATGAGATGATTCACAAACTACAAACAGGAATCCTGGTTCTTCTGAGCAACACCATCTTGATGTCATCACCAGAAAGCCTGAGTATTGTTACCTGATGCAGCTGATTCTACGGGTGTCAAGGCCGTATCATGACTCCTGGTTTCAGGAAGTCAAGAATGTGCTGATGACATCAAGAAAGGAGAAGACATGAAGTAATTTTTCTCCACACAGTAAGGCTTCTGAGCCATAGTGGCTGACATGTGTGAATGTCAGAGAATCTCTCCCGGGAACCAAGAATAATCTTCAAATACTTCTATTTCCCCCCATTTCAATCCAGCTTCTGAAACATTCTACTAGTGGTTATTTGCCCTTTCCACAAAAGACAACAACGAAGTATCTCATGTGCTAAcaacataacttaaaaaaaaaaaaaatctacatttttataaaagttgatttaaaaatagtatttcaaaCAGTAGAGTCACTAGAAGTACAGAGCTATCAAAAAGGTACACTTCATTTGGCATCCCCAGTGCCTTCTGCTTTCTGTGACTGGACTGTAGAGGCATCTCGGTTTTTCGCAGGGTTGTTCCCATCCTTGCCGACTTCTgctttcccctttctccctttggCCAGCTTCTCTCCCTTCTTTGCAGGGGCCTTTTTTGGCCTGGGCTCTGGTTTTGGAAGGGCAGGTTTAGCAGACAACCGTGCTGATCTCCTCTGCGGCTCATCCTTCACCTTCCCTTTGTCACCTTTAgcatctccttttgcctttctCTTGGGCATGGTGGCAGCAGTGCTTGGCAGCCCAAGGggttcttctgtctttctcaCTGTTCCTAGAAAGATTTCTTTGACAAGACACAAAAAGTGtaagtcataaagaaaaagactgaTAAATTTAACTACGTTAAAATTCACACTTAACTATATTAAAATTTGTAATTTATATAACAAAAAGATGTATAAGAAAGTTAAGTTACAAGCTGGGGAAAGATCTTCATAATAcatataactgacaaaggattagagTCCAGACTATGTAAAGAATTCCCACAGATCCAtgagaaaaggatgaaaagaaaatttaaaaacaatgggCAAAAGTATTAATAAGTACTTCTTAGAGAAAGCATAAATGgtgaataagcaaataaaaaggtAAACTTCATTAGTAATATGGGAATGAATAAAAAAACCAAAGGATATAACATTTCATATCCATCAAATTGGTAAACTGTCTGACAATCTTAAGGGCTCAGCAGATGTGGAACAATTAAAATGCATACACTTCTAGGGTGTGTGTTCATATGTGTGTAAATTAGTGTGTGGCATTATTTAAAGCAATTTCACCTCTAGGTGTTTACTTGGAGGAATTCTTGGAGGTGTGCATAGGAGACCCCCTacaagaatgtttatagcaatTCTGTAATTTAAAGAACCTAAAAAGCACCCAATGTCCttcaatagaataaataaattttggtaaTATCTGCACAAGGGAATACTATGCAGCAGTAGAAATGAAAAGATTacagctacatgcaaaaatatggatgaatctcaagaaCACAATGTTGGGCAAAAAAACAGAGTTGCAAAATGGATCTACAGTATAGATCCACTTCTAAGTGTAAAACTAAATGACTTTTTCTATGCAGTAAGACTAAAAAGAGCCagggataaatataaaaatcaaaacagtagTTACCTCAAAGGAAGCTGAGAAAAGGATGGTGCTCATCCAGAAATAAGAGGGTGGGAGTTCTTTCCCTTAAACTAGAAGAGGCTGGGGAATGAAACATGAGTAATGCACCATTATTCTCTATATTTTACAGAGAGTAATTTTATGTGTCTGCTCAAGAATAAAAGTCACTTAAAAAAGGTGGGTAGCCCAGAGCACagattcaaggtcacacagaataGAAATGGTTTATTTTGAGTCTCAGTAATTAGGACTTGGGCCCATGGCTGGTATTCAAACActatggaaattttttaaagttttaggcCAAGATTAGCTACTCATCCTTGTGTCCCATCCTTGAAAATGTTACCTGGGGAATTCTGTAACCCTATGCCCTGCCTTActccataatattttattttaagaaaaaaaaattatcttttatgtaAATTGCTCCAGAGTTTTGTTTGGTACTTTTGCTGGATCTCACCATCTAGATAGAGTGGGCAAACATGGTCCTTGAGtaaacttagattttttttttagcaaacttagatttgatttttatattccTTGGCTAACAAAGGCAAGTGACCACCTGTAAATGGTGCTAAAACATCAAATTACTATTTTTCCACTATGACTAGAACTTCTGgaaattttgtagttttccttccttcttgtgGAACAGAGCGAGAAATGAGTTAAAATaaagaggctcagtggtaaagatgtgcttacaatgaaggagatgccagtttgattcctaggttgggaagatcccctggagaaggaaatggcaacccactccagtattgctgcctgggaaatcccaggacagaggagcctggcaggatatggtCCATGAGGTATGGCAAGTCATTCTCCTTCCATCTCACTCCAGCTTGTTTCTTAGCCCATGTCCTGTCCTGGGAATGCTCACAGTCTGTTTCCTAGGCTCAGTCTTCATGTTAGATCCCTTGAAATCCATCCCAAGCAGAGGAACCAGGGTCACCACATGTCAAAGGCCCAAACACAGCAAGTGacaacaaagataaattcaagaaaaacagGCCACAAGCTGGATTCTGGATCTGAGTATATGAATATGGATTACATCCTTGAAACTCACACTTAGGGAGTTTATCAGGAGAAGAGGTGACTGACCTTACAAATATAGGAGATAAATGCACAAACAATGAAAAAGCTGGCAGGATAAACGTTATGTCATTTTCATGAAGACCAAGGAGGTCCGGGAAGAAAAGGCTCTCACTGCACGTATTAATTTAACATAAATTACTTGAGGTAGAGTACAGGGAAtttttttagggcaatgaaactattctgtatgctACAAACTGTAATGTTGGATAATGACATCACATATCAGAGAAAACCCACAGAACTACATACAAAGCATGAACCttaatgtaaataataattataataattagttattaataatatataaatattggc of Cervus canadensis isolate Bull #8, Minnesota chromosome 28, ASM1932006v1, whole genome shotgun sequence contains these proteins:
- the HMGN4 gene encoding high mobility group nucleosome-binding domain-containing protein 4; translated protein: MPKRKAKGDAKGDKGKVKDEPQRRSARLSAKPALPKPEPRPKKAPAKKGEKLAKGRKGKAEVGKDGNNPAKNRDASTVQSQKAEGTGDAK